CTTGCATGATACTGCCCTAGATATGAGCTGCTAATCAGGGAGCATGCAGCTCAGCTTTGGAGTGAGCTGGAATTCTGTACTCTTTGGTAGTATTCACTTTATCAGCAGACAAAAATACTATAAAACATTCtataattaattcattaatttatttgatAAAAGATAAATTGCTGGGATAATTGGACCTCCACTACTACAATGCAATTAGGTTTGCAGACTCCTGATTTAGGTGCTTTCAGAAACAGCCAGGTATATCTTGTTTTCAGAGCTCATCCAAAAACATCATTGTAGAATATTCCCGAGAAAGAAGAGCGTGGGTTACGGAGTCATGAGGGGTCAAACCAAACATATTTTCAAGTATCTCTGCTAGTGTTTGGAGATATACTGAAGTGATAAAGATGATAAATATTGCAGTTTAAGTTGTGTTAGATTCAGTTGTGTGTTTCCTTTAGAGATGCTGCTGCATCGTGATGTTAGAGGTAGGAGGGTCATGCAGGCAACTGCAAAGCTGTGACTTCAGAAGGATCCCAGAAGGGCACTGCTgtgaggaagagcagagctgcagaagctgcagaacAGGGAACATGCTTGTTGTTAGCTCTAAGGGCAGAGTGAGCAGACTGCTATCCCAACATCTCAGAGCCATCTCAGAGCTAAGAGCCAGGGGACAAATAGCAGCAGTTGCAGTGAGCAATCACATAAAACTACAGATTTTGCCAGTAGAGAGTGGGCTCATTCCTAAGAGTGAGCTCTGGAGCTCTGCAATGGCTCCCAAAGGTGGCTGTTCAGTGAGCCTAACTACAGCGGCAGGCAACTCCAGCAAGGACCAAGAGGGATGTCACACAGAGAGCCCAGCCAAGCTTtgtgcctgctgctgtcctgtAGAAGGGCTGGCAGACAGCAAGGTTTGGGCTGAGAAGTctgaaaaaaatggagagagCTCCTGTGAGCTGTGATATCTTGGAACTTTAAGGGGGAAATACACTCAACTGCATTGATGCCACATAGCTGAATTGTGGCGGTCAGAGTAACTATCATGTACAGCTGCCAACGGAAAGCTGGTTCTTTCACTAGTTCCAGGACACTCAAGATCTTGGTGTTTTTCATTGTTGCTTTCTCTTTCATGATGTCATCAATCTCTGCTTGGTGTTGGCCTTCACCCCAAAGCTGCCTTATGGCTGTGAAGAAGGAGAGCGAGACCTGCCATGTTAATTCGTCTCTGTTTATTCCCTAAGAAGTTTTCTGAGCAGGTGATGCAAGCGTCTGACAGCCCTGTGTGcgtgggctggggctgtgctgagagGCAGAGATGTCTTACAGGGTGTTCCAAGCCCTGATCCCCTCCTGCTCAGTGGGACCTGCTGTGACAGAGGGGCCTAGCGGGGAGCACGagggctccctccctgcccatggggcCACTGTTctgccttcctccttctctcaGGGTGTGAGCAGGATGCACAGACAATAACCAGAGCTAAGGGGTGCCCAGTGGAGCCCTGCAGTGCAAACagctatttttcatttattatttagcATTAATTATCAGACTGACAGTGCAGGTGGTGTCAGACAGATGCAAAAGGTTTTGTAATACAGAGCTGTAGAGGGAAGTAGTTTTGTGTTCTATGTGGGGACTACAACAATAATGGACTTAGTAGGTATTCCAGAGCCATGTGGGAAATGAGCAGGGAGAAACTTTGtcctatttatttctttccatatGGGGAAAGCAAGCATCACAAAATGATTCTAAGTGAAGTGGGGAACAGGAACCTGAAGCCCTGAGTTACCTTTTTTACAGCCTTCCTGGTCTCCTTTCTGCATGAGGAGATAGGGTGGGGActctgggaagaagggaagtgTGACCAGCTGGACCAGTGCTGGGAGTCCACAGGAGGCCATCAGCATGGGCCACAGCGACtggctgcccagcagctccctggcagggagagaaaagctGGGTTAGAGTTCATTGCATCGGCTTtgaggagagaaaggaagggatggaaaagcagaaggagaagCAAAAGGTGGAAGGGATCCAGAAATTAATTGTGTGGGTAATCAATTGCATTATACCTTTGTCCTGAAATTTGCCCTACGGCTTTTCCCAACGTCCAAAAGAAAGAGGAAGTAGAGTTTGCAAATCCACGGAGCTTCCTAGGGGAAATTTCTCCAACATATTGGTGATGTAGAGGAACACAAAGACCTCGATGTGAAGAGGGAATTatgggagagaagaaagaagacataACCATTGGAAATAAAACTGTATGTAAATAATTATTACAGAATACAGCTGTCTCTGGCACATACCTCGACTCACATCTGACACTGTCAGTACTAgattttttaactctttctaCAAAAGTATTGGTCCTCTTTGCAGAGTGCTGTTTCCTGATCTTATAAATGTACAGTTATCCCTTTAAAGTGTAGGTGTAGCCTCATCATAAGATCTCCTGTGAGCCTTAGAATGTTTTAAAGAACACAGGGTATGCAAGTGCTGAATAATTAAACACTTTTTAGCAGTATTTAATACGCTTGTAGTTAACCCACATAATCTCAAACTTTTCTGACACAAGGCATTTGAAGAGCTGTATGGTAGACTCATGGCAAATTATCACAAAGTTTTTGCTACATTGCTACAGTCAATGTCGATTTGTATATGATTTAGGTGGAGACATGAGTATTTCTTTTCTGCAATCcagcaataatttttattgtttcaggCAGAGTTGATGTTTCCAGTTACATTTATTAACTCAGACATACTAAACACTAGTCTGGGAACAGAAGCTTTTTCCTGATATGGTGGTCACAGCCCCTTTTATCTGTTTCAAATGCAACATGTTCTTCTCTTGGCTGTATGAGATAGCAAAGCAATCTCTTTTGATTGCAGTCTCTTTAACAAAAATCTGGTTTTTGAATGGTGCATGATATAGATTCTAGAACAGAGCAAGGCCCCTGTTGGTAAGCTGCTCTCAAATTACAACTATAGCCCTTTAAAACATCTCTTTGTCAGAGAAGCAATGTACAAAATCTGGTTATTTGAAAAATAGGCAATAACTTCTAAGTTAACTCTTTAATAAGTGAAAAGAGGCATCCCTGTGAATATGCAAACAATAGAAAGGCAAGTTCTGTGtagggaaaaatgcaaaaaaatactGATAGCAGCACAGGATGTTTTGACTGCCTGTAGTCTACTTGCCAGGAGTGATTTTGCTTTATTAAGCCCAGATCTCTGTACTAACCCCAAGGACTTATTACTTGGAATACTCCTCCTTATGAAAACACTAGCTTTAAACTGTATTATTTTCAGTACTGCTAgctaaatttaagaaaatattatacatatttttccttcagaaaatcccTTATTTCATGAGGTGTCAAAACATCTCTGAATATTCATACACTTGGCTAAACTGAATTTCATTTGGTATCAGTGAAATTGATAGTAATTATACTCTTTATTGCAGAGTATTATAGAAAATCTTCTTACAAAAGATCACTGACttcaacattttgttttcttagtgGAAGCTTattatttactttgaaaaaaaatgtaaaattttgtgAGATTCAGCTGACCTGTGGGAGAAGTCACTCACCTGCACTTACTCCACACATGAAGCGTCCAATTAGAATCATCTCAAAGGACTGGGATATTTTACTGCAGCCCATGATAGATGCTGCCACTATCATCAGCACGTTGTTGCACAAGAGACATTTCTTTCTGTAAgtgcaagaaaatgaaaagattttttgtGGCGCAGAAGGGAAATGGCACTTAATGCCATGCAGGAAGTCTTGGATGAAGTTGTCTTGATAGTTTTTTGAAATTACACATATATGGTCCAGGACAAAATAAGCACTGGGTACTTTGGGCTCATGGTGTGCCTTGGCACGTGGCTGCACCTGGGAGTTTGGGAGCACTTCTGGGGTGTGTAACAGAGAAAACTCTGAAAGCTTTTCTGCACTTGAACATCCACTGTGAAACACATTATTGCAGCACCAACAAGGATCTCAATGCTTCTGTGTTTTGAGTAGCACTTTCCAGAGCCCATTCTGACTTCAGCCAGGTGCTGCCTTTCCCCACTGCTGAGATTAACCCAGcctgaggagctgtggctgctgtgacaGGCTGGCAGCACAGTCCATGCCACAGGACATGGGCAGGAAGCAGGAAAACCAGCTGACACCACAGCTAAGTTGGCTGTGCTACAGCCATCACTAAGTCTAAAAGTCTGTCTCATTTAAAACCTCAACTATCATTTCCTTAAGCTAAGATTCAATTGACAAATTGTCTTTAAACATACATACTTGCCAAATTTGATAGTGAGGTATCTGCTTCCTGAAGAACCCAAGAGACCTCCTACTCCGAAGATGGACACAGTGATAGACCACAGGAACAGGAGGTTATCCTGTTGGATGGGATAGCCATAGCGCTCCAGCCAAGTTTCATTAATGAAAGCCTTAACGTGctgagacagagaaaaaaagtcattaacAATACCTGTGACAGCAGTGCACCTATTTCATTATATTTACgaaataattttgttgcttCAGCTGAAGTTATTATTTCACATAGGCTTTAAAAGTGTGTATTAGCTGACAGACATAGTATAATAGGGTGTGCTATGCTCATTCTGCCAGTAAAAGTTCAATCTTTGGCTTTTTTATCCTTGAAATCTGAGGAAGTGAAGCATGGACTGAAGAATACTAAAGAATAGTGTACAAGTGTACTAAAGAATAGTGTAAATAGTACTACAAAGTTCTGCAAATGAGTTACGGGTATTCTCTCACATACCTGCCAAGAACACCACATTACACAGAGTTTGTTCAGTGCAATTCCTAAATACTTTTTCACTCAGAACTTAGTGCTCTGAAGccagaaaataatgtttttccaCTAAAGTGATGTCTACAAAATAATGATGTCTTCCCTCTAGACTTCAGTGCCCTTAATGTGGTCAGTGGAGAGAAGCAGACTTTTCCTAGAGCATGGCTCACGTGTTCTATTTTTCTGTGAGGATGGATAACCATAAAAATATCAACTGAAACCACTGAAGAAGGCACATGTGCTATAAGATTTTAGGGGAGACAGATGCCATCCCAATTAGTTTGTGTCTTCTGAGGAACAGTTCTATTAACAACTTGCAgatctctcttttcttctgtttgcaaCACTTTGACGTGCTCTGCTCTTCATAGCATAGCGTAGCAAATGGGAAATGAGAGGAGAATACTATGATTAAACCCTTTCTGAgtgccagaggagcagcctcagGCAGCAGTGGAGACCCAGTGCTCTCATTAACCAGTGTGCCAGGTGCATCTTTGCCTACCTGAGACATGTAGGTGATGGTAGAAATTTGAAAGCCGATTTGGAATGTGCCACCAATCCCCAGGACAGCGATCATTTGAAAGAGCCCCTGGTATTGAACCTGCAGAAGTAGAACAAAATCATCTTAAGGTTGTACCCACATGAGGCTGTTCTCACAATGTCTTCCATTCTCCAGAAATATCTCATTTGTTCAGGGGATTTTGAGGTAGCAATGTTCCCTCTGCTTGCCCTGGTGTGAGATGTACAATCCTCCTGTGATTTCCCTACATCCAGCTCAAGGAAGTGCAGCTTCCACAAACATCCTTGTCAAGGCACCATGGCTTCTAGCATCCAGTCCTGTTCCCTGCCTCTCAAAACCTCTGCTGCCATGTCTTGCACTAAATCAttagatgtattttaaaaatcactttcttttttttttttttttaccaggtAAGCAAAGCAAATTATGTTTCTAGATAAGCAAGTATTTTTCAGCCCAGGAAAACATATAAGACACATTAATATATTGATAAAAATATGGTAAAGGTGGATGGCAGAGCATATGAAGTGCTGTAATACCTCAAAATAGTGGGCAGAACCACTTCCAAGATGCTTGTAGTAAATAGGAGCCTTGTTCTTACCAAGAcaccaattttcttttctttaaagccCCAGTAGCACACAGAAATGTCCCAGATGTAAATGCCCCACCAAGTACTTACCAGGTTTGATAGGAAACCAGTCATCTCTGCCTGAGGGCTGGCTGTCCAGCGCGTGATGTGTCTTTGTCATCACAGGCTTGTGTCTCTTggtctcctgcctgctgctacaGCACTGGGCATTTGGCTTCAGGGAGCAGAGTTAAATTTTTACTCTTTCATCTTCACTCACTTATATTTACTTCGACTGGCCAAAGTTAACACTGCcagattaaatatttcaggaaataatTACATCTAGTCCAGTCTCCAGGGGGAAAGtttcaaagcagagaaaatttgCATCTGGGGACCAGTGAGggctttgggaagggaaatgaGAAGAGTTCAGGCAAAACAATCCAAATAATTTTCCAGGAACCATAAAATGCTTTACTTCTATGATATAGACTAGTGTGTATATCTGCCCTAGtctgcagaaagcaaaaaaaggctGGTACAAGGTTTAGCTACTGTTATTTATTAATAAGAAAAGTATGTGGTGTTCTGTTTCAGATTCTTTGATAAAGTAAGTGTCataattagaagaaaaataggCAAATTTCAGATGTTACTTTTGCTGTTCTGGCCTTATGAATCAGTCAGACTATGCTGAGGAGGGGTATTTGTTGTCTGGTGTTTATGGGGATGTTTGTTGACCAGGTGTGGTGAAAAAGCAGTAAGAGGGTAAGACTCATGAAAGTTGTCAGAAAAGGTAAATATCCCCTAATGAATTGGGATCGTCCTTcctcaggtttcagctttgACACAGAATGGCTCCAAAATCAGTGTTGCAGGCAGTGAAAAATCACCTTTGATTCCCAGAGGCTCCAACTGTAGCTCTACATAGCTTCCACTGGAGCCAGCACTGGGAAAAGAGGTTGCTTTGCCTGGGGCTTTCCTGTGTGGTTGATGCCCTTGTGCTTTTGTTGCCTTCAAAGTCTTTGCTCATTCTCCTCATGCCAGGGGACTGTCCTGGTGGGGGCAAATGGGGCAATGGGGTTATACTGAGGCCCTCAGTAAATGCTCAAGCTAACCCTCAGGACTTGTACTTTCAGTTTATAAAACACAGAATGTAATTATTTACAGAGGGGTTCGCTGCAAATCCTGTGAGTCTcagtaaatgagaaaaaaaatgcatgttaaTATTAAAACCTTGGTTACTTGTGTAATTCCCACTATTGTCTGTATAACTGCATAGCAAATGCTGTTTACCCTGGCTGGCAGTAGTGTTTAGAATGACTTggcattttttgtattttctcttgaACACTGACATTGTAACTACTTGCATATCTCTTGGCTATTGTTTCAAAATGtctgtgtttccttttcattatggatttttttctcaaattgtGGTGAGGTGTAGGGAGGCTGTGTCATTTTCAAGAGGATTCACCCCTTGAAAATAATTACTGAGGACTTCAAATAGCAGCAAATCCCATCAGCTCACAGTGAAATTTCTCTTACATTTTGAGGGATTTCTGGTGATTCTGAGCCATGGTACTATTTCACCTTATTAGTAATTTTAGGATAATTTAATTCTAGGAGCTTACTTCTTGGATTTTTGTGAAGTCAACAAAACTGACCATTTCTGTTGAAAATGTCATGTATATTCTTAAAAAAGTTGCTACACTGGCAGTTGTGCATGATTTCATGTTTAAAGAATTATTATTGAGTTAAGAAGAtcttgtaattatttttttatgtagaACTGTAAGAAATGCTTGCTGTGAAATGGACGAACACATGAACCCCACCTCCATGAGGTGTGTCAAACAGTTTTGTGTAAAGAGCTGAAAATCAGGCTTGGTTCTAAGCCAGCTTGAGCCACACTAGACTGCTCATTGTGGATGACTGAAGCCATCTGCAGTTTAATTTCACACCAAGACAAACTCAATGGTTTCTTTTAGATTTCATTTGGGTTTGTTATAATCCAAAactcaaaattaaattctgaataACAAAATCATGGGGACTGGAACTAAAGAAGATCTTTAGGCACAAAACACGTTCTAAGTGAAATCTAAGAGTTTAACATAGCACATATTTTATGTTACAATGACTTGTTGATTGTTGACTGCTCTCACATTTTCTGGGTGATATGAGAGTGACTCTCATTTGTGAAGATTCCTCTTGTATCTGTGAAAAAATATTGGTATCTTTTTCCATAACAGAAAACAATAATTTGCCTTTGTCTTGCAATCTGCAAGCATCAAGGACTTTTATGACCTATGGTCTTTCTGCTGACCAGTTTGTGTAGGTGGTATTTCCTCAAGAGAAGTATTTCTTGTATTTCCTGTAAAGGAATGAGGTCTCCTAAAATCTAACATGCCAAATTCATCATTATTTTCATAACAaagttttcctttgtctctggAATGAAGAAGAAGATGATGATGTTGAGCTGATGAGGATCTCAGTAAAgataaggaagaagaaagagatgaggttttcctggaaataaatcagagaaagaaaattttattttatttttttgctccTCCTTTTACAGCATTTTGAACATGATGACAATGAAGGCAAAGTTTAACTTCATGAAATTCAGGTTGTTTGGTTACTGTGACATGATACACTGCAGTCTTTAGGTGTGAAACggcaatagaaataaaatagttaaaattttcttctttcctgaagGCAAGAAAGGTAGGGTGAGTAGTCAAAATAATTTGAGATGTCTCTTACAGATGTATGAGAGAAAGGCCTTGGGATAGGATTAAAACAATTCAGAAACATTAATATTGGCAGGTTAATCATCTGCCCTCTGGTCTATCTGTAACTGCAAGAGATGCAGCAATAGTGAGCACTTGGGAGAACAGGTCTGGCACTTTGGATTGGTGTGGTTTGGGAGGACGAATGCTGGAGATGGAAAAGTTCATTAAAGCCATGAAGCAGAGGAGGAGCCCCGCAAAGCAACCTGGCTTCTTGCAGGAGACACTGGAGCTATATCAGAGCCAGCCACTCCACAAGAAGGGACAGAGGGATCCAAGGCAGCTGTTTTTAAACCAGCCTTGGTGCTGTGTGACATCCATGAACAGTCCCTCTGCAGTGTTCCAGATGTGCctctgctgagagcagctcctgcaaaaGGACCAGCAAAGAGAGTGAAATCAGAGAGAAGGATCTGAGACATGAAAGTGGAAGTTGCTGCAGAAGAACACACCATTGATCTGGTACAGTGCCAATGGTGAACACTGATCCCAAGGGGTATTTTTCCAACTGCCTAATGAGTTAGCAACTCTATGGCTTTAATGTCTGCTCAGCACAGTTCAGAGGTACTGCCACCTGCAATTGCATTTCACTGGGGAACCCGTGCAGTCCGGGAAAGAATAGCATGGAAGAAGAGAAGTGTTACATTTGTAATCCATTTGGCCTCATGCTGTCCTTATCTCCCACAGGAGACACAGGCATTAGAAATTCCCCTGGATAACACTGCTAGAGGAGCTGCAAGCTGCACTGTCAGACAGGGCTTGGTAGAAAGCCCATCTGTTGAGTGGAGACACTGATGTGTTTGTTACCTGAGCAGCCTGCTCAGAGGCAGCTATAGGTGAGCTcttatcctttttttctgcaaagagGAATGGGGGGAAAGAGCTGGGAATGAAAagtcaatggaaaaaaaatgccattgGATTTGGGAAGCATCATTTACATTTTGACCCCTTCATCAATGGTTCCTGAAGATGCTCTATCTGCTTTTCTTATCATGGAGGAAGATTTGAAGAGGTTTGAAAGGGACTTGTGAGGGATCCAACAGCTCCCAACACAAGGAACATTACAAACAACCAATGGTACTGAACATGCAAGGAACAGTACAAGCTCATCACAGAAGAAGCTGTGATATCATAGCCCCTGCATTTCTAGGATATTGGCTTGTTTGATGATGCTTAAACCATCTCAGAAGAACATGGAAAgcataaatgcaaaaaaaaaaatcaaccagaTAAAGGTTCTggattttcagttttgctgctcgTCTTCACATTAACTAAACCATTCACAAAacctttcttttcaaatgtacCATTTCATAACATTATCAGGCTACCAGCTAGGAGAGTAGCCTGAGAGTACCACACTTGGACATGGAAGCAGGCAGGTAGAAATGGTACAGAAACACCTCACCATCTAAGAAGTACATTGATttgatttcaaatttttttaaatcagtttttgtAACCAGCTGGAACTTTCTTCAAATTTCCATGATGATTTAGACCAGAACATTAACTCTGTgtcttttggtttttaaattttaaatgctaGCTTTAATTTTAAAGGATTATCCCCTGCCTACcctattattttgaaaaaaagtttGCTAAATATGTAATGCATTATCTTTAGGAATGGCAATTGCAACAGGCAACCTCTCAGTTCTTCTGAAAGTTAATGCTAAcagctggtgctgccagctgcagtaCTCACCACTTCTGGAAGGAGCTTGTCCATCTGCATCAGAAGTGTGGCTGATCCCAGGCAGACAGAACTCTGTCAGACCAAGGAAGTGTTTTCTCCCATGCCTCTTCTGCACCTTCAGCTTCAATAACCATCCTACTCTGAGGCTGAGGTTAATGTTTACTTGTTATGATTTCTGTTGATTTATGTTTTTTGTAGCAATTGGGCAACACTTTAAATGGGTGGATTAAATATTTCAGCCCCTCAACAGGAGAGGGCCCTCTGAATGGGAACATCCACTATCATGAGTTTTGATACAGGGACTGATAAAGAGAGTGAATCTAAAATCTAAATCAGGTTTCAATTGCTAGAACACACACTGGCACTTTAATATCAGAGCTTCTTCTGTGGTTATTCCTTGAGAAGCAGTGagtgtattattttaaatttttaaatagaaaactcCCTAAAACTCAATACTAATTCAGACCTCAGAACaatgataataaaaaagaaTGGGTAaactacagaaagaaaagacttATGGTCCTGCTAAAGAGGAGGCATGAAATACCATTTGCAATCGTGGCAGAAACAGGAAGAAGAATTGATCCTATACAAAGGTAGAAGAGTTTGGGGAGGGCAGTGATTAGACAGCAggctggcagccctggagcagcacagtgcAGGGGTGCTGTGGAGCACAGCACTGAAGTGTAGCATTGTGTGCTGGTGTGCAGCAGCAAAGTGCAGGGTGTCCTAGAGCAGCACACAGCCAGTAGATACTGGATATCACAActtctccctgctttttttGAGAAGTTACTTTCTATAAAATGGGCTGAGTTTTCAAGCTGTCTACTCTCTCAAAACCTTACACTCTGTCTCTCTCCAGGGCTCTTTTCTTCCAGCTCTCAGCACTGGGTGTGCATTTGTTAACCCTTGTGCCATCCATGA
The nucleotide sequence above comes from Vidua macroura isolate BioBank_ID:100142 chromosome 18, ASM2450914v1, whole genome shotgun sequence. Encoded proteins:
- the LOC128816245 gene encoding solute carrier family 2, facilitated glucose transporter member 11-like, whose translation is MTGFLSNLVQYQGLFQMIAVLGIGGTFQIGFQISTITYMSQHVKAFINETWLERYGYPIQQDNLLFLWSITVSIFGVGGLLGSSGSRYLTIKFGKKKCLLCNNVLMIVAASIMGCSKISQSFEMILIGRFMCGVSAGLCVPLHHQYVGEISPRKLRGFANSTSSFFWTLGKAVGQISGQRELLGSQSLWPMLMASCGLPALVQLVTLPFFPESPPYLLMQKGDQEGCKKAIRQLWGEGQHQAEIDDIMKEKATMKNTKILSVLELVKEPAFRWQLYMIVTLTATIQLCGINAIYFYTFEVLQAAGFDEKMASYMTLSIGLSELVAAVVCSSIIERLGRKVLLRGGYWIMGSLLAAITVTLSLQDWYFWMPYCSLALIILFTVVFAVGPGGATVSTRVEIFKLSCRPPAFVISALLNWLGVFVIGTTFPFIVERLKHFCFLIFMVVLFTSGMIIHLFLPETKGKSIMEITEEFNKLNFKNKHIPATPNHVTEDYTFCTRL